The following DNA comes from Microbacterium foliorum.
ACGGGCACGCCGGCCAGAAGTATTGCGCGACCGTGAGTCGCCTGCTCGAGCGCACTCGGGTGCCGGGCCAGCCAGTTGCCGACGAAGAAGAAGACAGCGAAGTACGCGAGTCGCTGCTCGACACTCCCATAAGGGAGCACGAGCCCCGCTGCGGCAGCCAGACCTATTGGAATCCACGCGGGAAGCCGAGAGAACATGGGCGCGGCGAGATAGTAGACCGCGATGAAGAAGAGGAACCAGAGGTAGGAGGTGGCGTACCACGCGCGCCAGTGCCACCAGGGCAGGCCCTCCACATCCAAGAATGTTGCTTTGGCGATGAGCACCCACACCACATACGGCCACACGATCATGGCCAGCTTCCCTGCGATATACGTCGGTAGCGGTTTCTGCAGCGAGCGCGCCAAGAGCAAGCCGGAGAGAAGCATCAGCGTCGGCATGCGATACGGCATGAAGAAGGCATTCGCCGAACGGATGAACTCGGGCATCTGAACGTCGTAGAGCTCGGGGACCGCGCTGGCATGCCACAGCAGCAGCAGCACGATGGCTAGACCACGGACGCTGTCCATCCACCCTATGCGCGTCGAATCGTCGGTCGCTGCTCGGCTCACAGTGGACGACGCTATCATCGACTCTCGGGGAGGCACAGTGGCTGGAAATCCGCTCACCACGGTCGCGGTGCTGTTGATCGCAGCGAACGCGGGACTGGCGCTGTGGTTGCTGTATCGCCGCGACTCCCGATGGGCCGTGGCGCTTTGGGCTGCTGCGCTGTTCTTCACGCCCGTGTACGTCAATTTCTCCATCCAGTCGATCACCCTGACTGTGCTGGACATCCTGACCATCGCGAGCCTCGCCGCCTGCGCGCCGCAATCGAAGCTCCGATGGACCGTGATCGACACACTTGTGGTCGGCGCATTCCTGTCGATCTTTCTCGGACTCCTCTTCGGCGGCGTCCCTGGGCACGTCCAGTACTCCGTGCTCTCATGGCTACTGCCATATGCCTGGGGGCGAGTGGCGTTCGCCCAGGTGGGCATGGAGTGGATCGCGATCTGCATCAGTGTGGGGGCAGTGGGTGCCTCCGTCCTTGCGATCGCGGAGTTCCTGAGCGGCAGTAATCTCTTCGTCACCCTTCCCGGCGTCGCCGGGGAGATGTGGACGAGTCTGCAGTACCGGGGCGGATTGCTCCGTGCGGAGGGGGCGTTCGGCCATTCCATCTCGC
Coding sequences within:
- a CDS encoding acyltransferase family protein, with the translated sequence MDSVRGLAIVLLLLWHASAVPELYDVQMPEFIRSANAFFMPYRMPTLMLLSGLLLARSLQKPLPTYIAGKLAMIVWPYVVWVLIAKATFLDVEGLPWWHWRAWYATSYLWFLFFIAVYYLAAPMFSRLPAWIPIGLAAAAGLVLPYGSVEQRLAYFAVFFFVGNWLARHPSALEQATHGRAILLAGVPVIGFGIAACLWTDQLQYSVWGAPISVAGALLCAALFSRLERRGRGQPMLRFVGRSSIVFYVSHFPVMALVTLAAGDHLQPLILACINLVAAVLVGWALALWKERIPIRWLFQAPRPFARGVEKILGGATRRPAI